Part of the Halopseudomonas maritima genome, CAGTAATCACGCGCCACCTCGGCCAGCAGGTCGCGCTGGTCGGTTTCCAGCGTCTGGGTAAACAGGCTGCCGCTGTCAAAGGCGTGTTCGCGCAGCATGCGCTGGCACCAGCTGTGAATGGTCGAGACCGCGGCCTGATCCATCCACTGTGCGGCGATATCCAGCTTGCGCGCGGCGCTGGGGTGCTCGGCTTCGGGGATATCCGCCAGCAGGCCGGAGAGAATCGGGTCCGGCTCACTCAGTTCGCCACGAAACGCCTGCGCGCCCTCGACCAGCCGTGCGCGGATGCGGTCGCGCAGCTCCTGGGTGGCGGCTTCGGTAAAGGTTACGACCAGCACATCCGGCGGCAGCAGTTCACGACTGAAAGCGCTGTCGCCCTCGCCGTGGCCGAGCACCAGCCGCAGGTAGAGAGCTGAGATGGTAAAGGTCTTGCCGGTACCGGCACTGGCCTCAATCAGGCGGCTGCCGCGCAGCGGGCAGCGCAGGGCCAGAGGGCGTTGATTGCTCATGCCTCGCCCTCCCCGGCCACGGTAATCATCAGCCATTGATCCTCAATTGCCTGCGCCAGCGGTTGATAGAGTGACTGCGCCCAGCCGATAAACTCGTCGCTCGCCTGCAGGCTGGCAAAGTCGGGATAGCTGCGCTGCAGGGCCGGGCTGCCGTCCACCTCGCCACTGCTAAAGTCGTTGCCCTCAAAACAGAGTTTGGCAGCACCGAGGCGCTTCTCCTCCTTGCCTTCGGTCAGCCAGGCAAAGGCGGTTTCCACCGCCACCGGCAGCGGTCGCTTCAGGCCTTGGAGGTAGCCAAGCAGCCAGTCATTCACGATGCGCCCGGCACGTTCTTGCTCCAGCGGTAGCAGTTGAATGCTGGCATCGGCGCTGATCAGGCCGGTGGTGAGGCGATGCCCCGAGGCCGCCGCCAGCACATGCTGACACAGCTCACTCAGCAGCTTGCGCCAACGCGGCACGCCTTTTTTTCCGAGCAGCTTGCCGGTCACCAACTGCACCCGCATCAGCCCATCCAGCTGGGCGCAGCGGCGCACGCCAGCGAGCCAGCTGACCACCTCAATCTTCGCTTCCGCCGTACTAGCCGACGCCTGCAACGGCAGTGGATACTCCAGCGGCTGATCCCACAACAGCAGCTGCTCACGGAAGCGCTCCAGCTGACCGCCTAGCGGCTCGACCAACTGGGCCAGCGTCAACGCACCAAAACCGGCCAGCGGCAGGCTGCCGCGCTGCTGCAGACGGCTCGCCTGCTCCAACAGCAACGCTTGCCAGTCATCCTGCAGGTCAGCCTGCTGCACCTGCTCCAGCAGCCACTGGCTGAGCTGATGTTGTTGCAGGCCGTCGAGCGCAAAGGGCTCATCGTCTTCGGTGTTGCTTTGCTGTTCCTGCAACCAGACTTTCAGCCGGGCGGCAAAGAAGTGCTCGACCGGATTACGCAAGAAGCGTTGCAGCGCCAGCAGCTCAATGGGCGCCTCCAGCGTGACCGGCGCCAGCGGCTGGTCTGCATCATCGCCAGCATGGGAGTCGTGCAGCTGACGCCACTCGCTGGCGTAACTGAACAGCGCGGAATCGGCGCTGAAATAGGCGCGACTGAAGGGTTGCAGCGGATGCTCAACGGTCAGCGCGTGCAACAGGTCAGCGCCATCCGCCGTGTGCCAACCAGCGGCCAAATGGTCGCGCAGTTGGCCGATCAGCACCGACGGCGGCCGTTCGCTGTTGTCGCGAATGCTGCGACCCACCCAACTGATATGCAGCGCATCGCGGGCCGAGAGCAGTGCTTCCAACAGCAGGTAACGGTCGTCTTCGCGCCGCGAGCGATCGCCGGGGCGGTAGTCCTTGCCCATCAGGTCGAAATCCAGCGGCGGCTGCGCGCGCGGATAGTCGCCGTCGTTCATGCCCAAGAGGCAGATACGTTTGAACGGAATGGCGCGCATCGGCATCAGCGTGCAGACGTTGACCGCACCGGCGAGAAAACGCTGGCTGAGCTGGCTCTGGCCCACTCCGTCAAGCCAGGCCTCGGCCACCACATTAAGCGGCAGCGCGACATCCAGCGCAACGCTGTCGCACAGCTCCAACCAGTCGGCCAGCCCTTCGTGCAGTTGCGCCAGCAGCAACTGATCACGGTCGCTGTCGGCGACAAAAAAGTCGTCCAGCAACTGTCGCAGGCGTTCGCCCCAGATCGTCGGCAGGGCCGCATCGGCCAGCTGGGTTTCGTGGCGGTCGAGTGCATCCAGCAGGCCGTTAAGCGGACCGATCAGCGCGGCATCCAGCCCGCCGATTTCGTCATAGGGTTCGATTTGCTGCCAGGCATCGGCACCGCCGCTGGCGTAACCCAGCAGCATCCGGCGCAGGCCAAAACGCCAGCTGTTGGCTTCCAGGCCCGCAGGCAAGCCCAACTCAGCGCGGCGTTGCTGGTCCAGCCCCCAGCGGATGCCTGCGCCCTCGATCCAGCGTTGTAGGGTCGGCAGGTCAGCCTCGCTCAGACCAAAACGACTGCGCAGCGCTGGCACGTCGAGCAGATCGAGCACTTCGTTGACCGGCAGTCGGCTGTCGGGCAAACGCAGCAAATGCTCCAGTGCAATCAGCAGCGGTTCCTGACCGCGCTGGCCCTGATCGGCCAGGGTAAAGGGAATCGCCCGCGGGTCGTCACCGCTGTGCTGGCCGAACACTGCCTGAATGTGCGGCGCATACAGATTGACGTCCGGCACCATGACGATGATGTCGCGCGGCTTGAGATCCGGGTCAGCAGCAAAGGCGGCGAGCAGTTGATCATGCAGTACTTCCACTTCGCGCTGGGGGCTGTGCGCCAGATGAAAACGAATGGATTGATCTTGCGAGGTATCAACCGCTGGCCACAATGCGCGAGACTCGACCAGCGGTCGCAGCTGCAGAATGTCCTGCTGCAGTTGCTGCAGCAGCGTATCGCCAGAAGGCGCTTCAAACAGGTCAACCCGGCCACCGGCTATGTCGGCAAAACGCGCCTCGTAAGTGGCGAGCTCATCGTGCTGATCGAGCAGGTTGATGTAGTCGCGGCCCTGCTTGCCCCAGGCGGCCAGCAGCGGATGAGCGTGCTGATGCAGAGTGCTCTCGTCCAACTGCATCGGGCTGCCCGGCCGCCGTTGCTGACGGCGGTATTCGTGGCGCAGCAGGTCCTGATCGGCAACGATATCGCCCCAGTGGTACTCGCAGGGGTTGAGCACGCAAAGCAGTACCTGAGAAAAACGCCCGATCACCGCCAACGCCTCGAGCGTCTGCGCGGGTAGCGATGAAATACCAAATACGATCACCCGTCGCGGCAGGCTGGCCGGTCGGCTGTCACAGTCGAGCAGGTGCTGGACAAAACGCGGATGGATGCCCGCCCGGCTGTCACTCAGGCGCTCAGCCCCCACGTCCGCCAGCACCGCGCGCCAGAGCGCCGGCTGCCAGCGTTCCTCGTCATCCAGCGGTCGCGGACCGGTGCGCGCCAGCCCGATATGGTCGCGCCCGGCGGCCCAGTCGTTCAGCCAGTCGGCGCGGTAGACCTGATACTGGTCGAACAGGTCGGCCAGCCGCACCGCCAGCTGGTAGCGCTTGCGGCAGTCGTGGTCATCGGCGAGAAAGCGTTTGAGCGGGGCAAAATCAGGCTGGTCTTGCAGCGCGGGCAGCAAGCGCATCAGCCGCCAGGTCAGCGGTAGTTTGTCGAGCGGGGATTGCTCGGGCACGCTGTCGCGGCCCAGTACGCCGCGGTAGCTGTCCCAGAGAAAGCGCGCCGGCAACTGCACATCCAGCGCCGCCGCAATGCCGCAGCCGCCCTGCGCAGGGTCGGCGGCCAGCGCCATCTGCAGCCATTGGGCGATGCCGTTGCTCTGCACCAGGATGACTTCGTTTTCCAGCGGCGCCAGCGGGTGCGCCCGCATCCAGTCCACCGCCAGCTCGCGCAACGTCTCCAGGCGGTTGCCGTGGATGATCATCAAACCGGGGGCGAGGCTGTTGGCGTCCTGCATGTGAGCTCCTGCTTTGGAAACAGCCGCCAGTCTATCACCGGGCTGCGACGGTTAGCGTCGCAGCTTACACCGCAAGTGGTTGAGAAGCGTTGGCGAGGCAGGCAGCGCAAGGCAAAGATCGCCGAGAAGCGATCGGAGTCGCGCTCGACTTTACGGATTGTAAATGAGCACTTCGATCGGACTCGCGCCTGAGGCGATTTTTAACGCAGCGATGGCAACGCAGGTAGCTTCTCAGCGACTTGCTAAACCTGGCTGCCGAGGAAGCGCCTCTCCCACGGCGTAATTTCATCCATATAGCTCTGCAGCTCCATCCGCTTGCTGGCAAGGTAGCCGTCGACAAACTCGGCGCCGAACAGCTCGCGCGCCAGGGTGCTGCGATCCAGGCGCTGAATGGCGTCGTGCAAGGTACCAGGCAAGGTCAGCTCATCGGGTGCTTCAAACTCGCCCTGCGCCGGTGCCGACGGCTGGCACTGGTTGTCGATACCGTACAACCCCGCAGCCAGTGACGCAGCCACGCTGAGATAGGGGTTGGCGTCGGCGCCGGGCAGGCGATTTTCAACCCGGCGCGCTTCCGGGCCGCTGGCCGGAATGCGCAGGCCAGCCGAACGGTTGTCGTGCGACCAGCACAGGTTGTTGGGCGAGGCGTAGGCATGGCAGAAGCGCTGGTAGGAATTGACGTAAGGAGCCATCAGCAACGTCAGCTCGCCCATGCAGTGCTGCAGGCCGCCGATAAAGTGCTCAAACGTCGCTGTCGCCTCGCCGCTCGCCGTTTCGGTAAAGATATTGTTGCCGTTGCCCTGCTCCACCACGCTCTGGTGGATGTGCATCGAGCAGCCCGGCACCCGCGCCAGCGGTTTGGCCATGCACACGGCGATCAGGCCGTGCTTGAGGGCGACCTCGTGCAGCGCGTGCTTGAACAGGAAAGTCTGGTCGGCAATCAGCAGCGGATCACCGTGCACAAAGTTGATCTCGTACTGACTGACACCCATCTCGTGCATGAAGGTGTCACGCGGAATACCCAGCGCCGCCATGGTGTCGGTCAGCTCATCAAAGAACGGCCGCAGCCCGCTGCTGGTGCTGACACTGAAGGCGCCGTAGCCGGCTTCCCGGCGGCCGTCTAAACCCACCGGCGGCTGAAACGGCTGGGTGTCGTCACGGTTCGGCTCGAACAGGAAGAACTCCAGCTCGGTCGCCACCACCGGCGCCCAGCCGCGTTCGGCATAACGCTCGACAATGCGACTTAGCAGCGCCCGCGTCGACAGCCCGGACAGCTGGCCGTCCAACTCCACCGCCTCGCAGATCGCCAGTGCACGCGGGCGTGCCGTCCAGGGCAAGCGATGGACCTGCTCCAGCACCGGGCGCAGCACCAGATCACCATCGTCACTGCCGTAGTACCGCGCGTCCGGGTAGCCGCCCATCACGCACTGCAGCAGCACGCCGCGCGCCAGCTGCAAGCGGCGGTCATCCAGAAAACCGTCTGCGGTCATCACCTTGCCACGGGGAATGCCGTTCAGGTCGGGGGTGACACACTCGACGTCGCCAACGCCAGCCAGGCGTTCGGCAAGAGAATCAAGGGATGCGGGGGCGTTCATTGAGCACTACCTGTGTTTGTTCATGCCGATATGGCGATGCCGGATCATACCCCATACAAGCCGCAACGACTCAAGCACCAACACGCACCGTGCCGACCCTGAACGCAAAAAGGCCAGCGCGAACGCTGGCCTTTTTATTTACCGCATCGACTCAGAAACTCAGAGCGCGATCGCCCTGCTCATCCTTGATGCGGGTGGGCAGGCCCATTTCGTTCAGCAGATTGATGAACGGCTTGGGGTCCAGCTCTTCGACGTTGACCATCTTGCCGGCATCCCAGGCGCCCTGCGCGATCAGGATGGCAGCAGCAACCGGCGGCACGCCTGCGGTGTAGGAGATGCCCTGGCTACCGACTTCGGCGTAGGCTTCGGCGTGGTCCGCTACGTTGTAGATGAACACTTCCTTATCCTTGCCGTCCTTCTTGCCCTTGACCACATCACCGATGCAGGTCTTACCGCTGTAGTCGGGAGCCAGCGACGACGGGTCGGGCAGTACCGCCTTGACCACTTTCAGCGGAATCACTTCCAGACCTTCGGCGGTGGTCACCGGCTGCTCGGACAGCAGGCCGAGGTTTTTCAGCACGGTGAACACGTTGATGTAGTGCTCACCAAAGCCCATCCAGAAACGCACGTTCGGCACGCCCAGGTTCTGCGACAGCGAGTGCACTTCATCGTGACCGGTCATGTAGCTGGTCTGTGAGCCGACAACCGGCAGATCGTCGGTGCGCTTGACCTCGAACATCTTGTTGCTGGTCCACTGGCTGTTCTGCCAGGACCACACCTGTCCGGTGAACTCACGGAAGTTGATTTCCGGATCAAAGTTGGTTGCAAAGTACTTGCCGTGGCTGCCGGCGTTGATATCGATGATGTCGATGTCCTCGACGCTATCGAAGTACTCGTTCACAGCCACCGCAGCGTAGGCATTGACCACGCCCGGATCAAACCCCACGCCAAGCACGGCGGTAATGCCCTTCTCAGCGCACAGCTCCTTGCGCTTCCACTCGTAGTTGGCATACCACGGCGGCGTTTCACAGATCTTGTCCGGCTCTTCGTGAATGGCGGTATCCAGGTAAGCCGCACCGGTTTCGATGCAGGCCTGCAGTACCGACATATTGATGAAAGCCGATCCGACATTGATCACCAGTTGCGACTGTGTCTTGTCAATCAACGCCTTGGTGGCCTCGATATCGAGAGCATTCAGGGCGTGGGCTTGCAATTCACCGGCAACCTTGAGGCTGCCCTTTTCCTTTACGCTGTCCACAATCGCCTGACACTTCTCGGCGGTACGCGACGCGATATGGATGTTACCCAGCACGTCATTGTGCTGGGCGCATTTGTGTGCGACCACCTGGGCCACACCACCGGCACCAATAATCAGAACGTTTTTCTTCATTTCTCTTCCTCGAAACGCCTCCTTGGAAAGGCTGGGTAGGTTGTGCCTCAGGAGAGGCTGTCCAGGTAATCCTGGAATCCGAACTCGCGCACCAGTTTCACCGACCCATCAAGTTCCTTGATCGCAATGGCGGGCATGTTCACGCCGTTGAACCAGTTCTTCTTGACCATGGTGTAACCGGCCGCATCAATAAAGGACAGGCGGTCGCCGATCTTCAGCTCGCTGTCAAAATTGAATTCGCCGAAGATGTCGCCAGCCAGGCACGACTTGCCACACACCATGTACTGGTGCGGGCCATCGCAGGGCTCCATCTTGGCCTCCTGACGGTAGATCAGCAGATCGAGCATATGCGCTTCGATCGAACTGTCGACCACGGCCAGCTGCTTGCCGTTATAGAGGGTGTCGAGCACAGTCACTTCGAGGGAAGTGCTCAGGGTAATGGCGGCCTCGCCGGGCTCCAGGTAAACCTGAACGCCGTAGCGCTCGGAGAATGCCTTGAGGCGGGCGCAGAAACGATCCAGCGGGTAACCCTCGCCGGTAAAGTGGATACCGCCGCCCAGACTGACCCAGCTCACCTGTTCAAGCAGGTGGCCGAAACGCTCTTCGATCTGTCCGAGCATCTGGTCAAACAGCCCAAAGTCGCCGTTCTCGCAGTTGTTGTGGATCATAAAGCCGGAAATCAGCGGCAATACCGCCTCAATCTTGGCAGCATCCCACTCGCCTAGACGGCTGAATGGGCGCGCCGGGTCAGCAATCAGAAAGTCCGAGCTGCTGACGCCGGGGTTCAGACGCAAACCACGCACCGTGTTGGCAGACGCCTCACGAAAGCGGGTCAGCTGGCTGATGGAGTTGAAGATAATCTTGTCCGAGTGCGCCAGGACTTCGTCGATCTCGTCATCGGCATAGGCCACACTGTAGGCATGGGTCTCCCCCGGAAACTTGATCTTGCCAAGCTTGACTTCGTTCAGGGAGGAAGAGGTGGTGCCGTCCATGTACTGACTCATGAAGTCGAACACGGACCAGGTAGCAAAGCACTTGAGTGCGAGCAGCGCCTTGGCTCCGGAGTGTTCACGCACGTAAGCGATCTTCTCCATGTTGCGCTCAAGCTTGCTCTTGTCGATGAGATAGTACGGCGTCTTGATCAATTCGGTCATACCCTCCAGCTGTCAGCGCCCGGTGACCGGGCAAGTGAAAGCGCGAAATTATAAATTAACCCACCCTAGGGAAGCACTGATTAATTCCACCTGCCCTCCGGCCGTCCGGCCACGCAGCTGCACGCTTGAGCCCTCGCAGGGGGCGCGCGGGATTAGCCACCGCGCACCTCTATCGATAGAAAAACCACCGACTCAGCCTACAACGGCAATGCTTCAGTTTCACGTCACCAACCAATTACATGCACATTACGCATAGAAATAAGAGTAAAAATGCATTGGAAATATAGGAGCTATGCTTTTTATAGTGACTGCAGCCGCTTAAAGCGGTTTCCGACAACAACAATGCCGCTCCAGCAGGGAGTCTCAAATGCGCTCACGTCATCTAATTACCGGCGCGCTGGCCACCGCCATCAGTCTGGCCGCCAACGCAGCTCAAACCCCCAACCCGGCAACTGCCACCACCGCGAGCGCCAACAAGGCGGTGCTGGAGCAGCTACCCTTTGCCGACCAGCAAGCCTTTGACGATGCACGTCGCGGCTTCATCGCCCAACTGCCCGACGGCAAGGTCACCAACCCCGATGGCTCTGTTTCCTGGGACATGAGCCAGTACGCTTTCCTCGATCAGGACACAGCCCCCGAGACCGTCAACCCCAGCCTATGGCGCCAGGCTCAGCTTAATGCGATTCACGGCCTGTTTGAGGTTACCGAAGGCATGTACCAGATTCGCGGTATGGATCTGGCCAACATGACCATCATCGAGGGTGACACCGGTCTGCTGATTATCGACCCTCTGATGTCGCCCTCAACCGCCAAGGCGGGCCTGGAGCTTTACTACCAGAACCGCCCGCGCAAGCCAGTGGTTGCCGTGCTCTACACCCACAACCACGTCGACCACTGGGGCGGCGTCAAGGGTGTCGCCAGCAACGAAGACGTCGCCGCCGGCAAAACACGCATTTACGCACCGGCCGGCTTCATGGAGCACGCGGTCTCCGAGAACGTCATCGCCGGCGCGGCCATGAGTCGCCGCGCCGTTTACCAGTTTGGCGCCATGCTGCCGCCGGGCGAACGCGGTCACGTCGATACAGGTCTCGGTAAGGCGCTGTCGATGGGTGAGCGTTCGCTGATCGCCCCGACCGACACCGTGCCAGACGATGGCGAGCTGACCATCGACGGTATCCGTGTGCAGTTCCAGATGGCCCACGGCACCGAAGCCGAATCGGAAATGATGATGTATTTCCCCGACTTCAAAGTGTTGAACACGGCGGAAATCACCAGCCAGCACATGCACAACGTCTACACCATCCGCGGCGCCGCCGTACGTGATGCCAGTGCCTGGGCGCGCTACATCGATCTGGTGCTGGCGCGCTTCGGTGACGAAGCCGACATTCTGGTGGCCCAGCATCATTGGCCGGTCTGGAACCAGGACGATATCAAGCGCTTCCTGTCGGTACAGCGTGACATGTACAAATACCTGCACGACCAGTCGGTGCGCATGATCAACAAAGGCTACCTGCCGGGCGATATCGCCGAACAGATTGCCCTGCCGCAAAGTCTGGATCAGCAATGGTATGCGCGTGGCTACTACGGCACCCTGCGCCATAACGCCAAGGCCATCTACCAGCGCTACATGGGCTGGTACGATGCCAACCCGGCCAACCTAAACCCGCTGCCGCCAGTGCAGAATGCCGCCAAAACCATCGAGTACATGGGCGGCGCCGACAAGGTGATTGAACAGGCCCGCAAGGATTACGAGAACGGTGAGTACCGCTGGGTGGCCAGCGTGATGAATCAGGTGGTGTACGCCGATGCCAGCAATCAGGCCGCCCGCGAGCTGGGCGCCGATGCCCTGGAGCAGCTTGGTTACCAGGCAGAAGCAGGCACCTGGCGCGGCGCCTATCTGATGGGTGCTCAGGAACTGCGCAACGGCACCCTGCCTCCTACCGTCGGCTCACTGTCTCCTGACGTTCTGCAGGCGCTCGACACCGGCATGTTCTTCGACCTCATGGCCGTTCGCCTCGACGCCGCCAAGGCCGAAGGCAAGCACCTTGTGATCAACTGGCAGCTGACCGACACCGAGGAGAACTACCGCCTCAACCTGGAACACGCCACGCTGACCTACCGCGCCGACGTGCAGGATGACAACGCGCAGGCCACCGTCAGCATGACGCGCAGCACCCTGGACCAGATCCTGTTGAAACAAACCACCTTCCCCGACGCGGTGAAGGCGGGACAGATCAAGATCAGCGGCGAACCAAACGCCTTCTTCGGCTTGCTGCAAATGGTGGAAGTGCCCTCTGGCGACTTCCCGATCGTGACTCCGGTCAGTAACTGACCTTTCGCCCCGCTCGCCGCCTGGCGCGCGGGGCTTTTTTCAGGGCAACTGCAACGCATGCAGCAGTCGCTCAGCAAAACAAGTTCGCCGCCCATTCAGATCAAACAGGTTAGACGCCAATAGCCAACTTTCCGGCTAGCAGCGCTTCGTGCCGGCCTGCTCGGTTGCCGAGGCTTCGCCCAGGCAACAGGCACCGTCTGCCCCTCCTCGCCATCGCTGCCATTGGCATGATCGTCCGCGACCAGTGCCGCAGTATCAACGCCGCACGACAGCGCATCCATACTGGCCACCACAACTCGATCACAGCGCCCGACGCTATACTGGTTGATCAACTCTATATCATCGTTGACCTGCACAACCAGGACACTGATGCGGTACTTGTCGCCCCACCTATTCATCCGCTTGGATGCATCTATATATCCACGAAATCCGGGCGGCGTAGATGCGGCAGGTGAGCTTGAAACCGTCCTTGTAAGCAGGCTAGAACCCTACCTCTACCGCACCGCCGAAGGCACGCGCTGCAGCCGCGTACATATCTGACGTTCGCTTTCAGCCGCTAGTCTCTGACTCAAGCACTGTGCGGGTGCGCCTGGCCGGCAACCACTACGCTGAGGCGTTAAGCCAACGGATGCGCAGGCCTGAAAGCAAACAGGGGAAGCCGAAGCTTCCCCTGCTGTTGGCCAGCCCTACAAGATACTCAGAAGCTGTAGCGCAGCCCTGCCGACATCAGGTCAAGGTCGTAGTAGTCGGCGACATCGCGATAGCGTTCAAACTCGGCAACCACAGCGAGGCTTTCGGTGAAGTTGTAACCCGCACCCACACCCCAGGACCAAATCCACTCCTGATCAGAGGTGCTTTGGACGTCTACTCCACTGAAAGTGAAGTCGCCTTCCGTTTCCAAGCGA contains:
- the recC gene encoding exodeoxyribonuclease V subunit gamma yields the protein MQDANSLAPGLMIIHGNRLETLRELAVDWMRAHPLAPLENEVILVQSNGIAQWLQMALAADPAQGGCGIAAALDVQLPARFLWDSYRGVLGRDSVPEQSPLDKLPLTWRLMRLLPALQDQPDFAPLKRFLADDHDCRKRYQLAVRLADLFDQYQVYRADWLNDWAAGRDHIGLARTGPRPLDDEERWQPALWRAVLADVGAERLSDSRAGIHPRFVQHLLDCDSRPASLPRRVIVFGISSLPAQTLEALAVIGRFSQVLLCVLNPCEYHWGDIVADQDLLRHEYRRQQRRPGSPMQLDESTLHQHAHPLLAAWGKQGRDYINLLDQHDELATYEARFADIAGGRVDLFEAPSGDTLLQQLQQDILQLRPLVESRALWPAVDTSQDQSIRFHLAHSPQREVEVLHDQLLAAFAADPDLKPRDIIVMVPDVNLYAPHIQAVFGQHSGDDPRAIPFTLADQGQRGQEPLLIALEHLLRLPDSRLPVNEVLDLLDVPALRSRFGLSEADLPTLQRWIEGAGIRWGLDQQRRAELGLPAGLEANSWRFGLRRMLLGYASGGADAWQQIEPYDEIGGLDAALIGPLNGLLDALDRHETQLADAALPTIWGERLRQLLDDFFVADSDRDQLLLAQLHEGLADWLELCDSVALDVALPLNVVAEAWLDGVGQSQLSQRFLAGAVNVCTLMPMRAIPFKRICLLGMNDGDYPRAQPPLDFDLMGKDYRPGDRSRREDDRYLLLEALLSARDALHISWVGRSIRDNSERPPSVLIGQLRDHLAAGWHTADGADLLHALTVEHPLQPFSRAYFSADSALFSYASEWRQLHDSHAGDDADQPLAPVTLEAPIELLALQRFLRNPVEHFFAARLKVWLQEQQSNTEDDEPFALDGLQQHQLSQWLLEQVQQADLQDDWQALLLEQASRLQQRGSLPLAGFGALTLAQLVEPLGGQLERFREQLLLWDQPLEYPLPLQASASTAEAKIEVVSWLAGVRRCAQLDGLMRVQLVTGKLLGKKGVPRWRKLLSELCQHVLAAASGHRLTTGLISADASIQLLPLEQERAGRIVNDWLLGYLQGLKRPLPVAVETAFAWLTEGKEEKRLGAAKLCFEGNDFSSGEVDGSPALQRSYPDFASLQASDEFIGWAQSLYQPLAQAIEDQWLMITVAGEGEA
- a CDS encoding glutamine synthetase family protein, translating into MNAPASLDSLAERLAGVGDVECVTPDLNGIPRGKVMTADGFLDDRRLQLARGVLLQCVMGGYPDARYYGSDDGDLVLRPVLEQVHRLPWTARPRALAICEAVELDGQLSGLSTRALLSRIVERYAERGWAPVVATELEFFLFEPNRDDTQPFQPPVGLDGRREAGYGAFSVSTSSGLRPFFDELTDTMAALGIPRDTFMHEMGVSQYEINFVHGDPLLIADQTFLFKHALHEVALKHGLIAVCMAKPLARVPGCSMHIHQSVVEQGNGNNIFTETASGEATATFEHFIGGLQHCMGELTLLMAPYVNSYQRFCHAYASPNNLCWSHDNRSAGLRIPASGPEARRVENRLPGADANPYLSVAASLAAGLYGIDNQCQPSAPAQGEFEAPDELTLPGTLHDAIQRLDRSTLARELFGAEFVDGYLASKRMELQSYMDEITPWERRFLGSQV
- a CDS encoding saccharopine dehydrogenase family protein, with protein sequence MKKNVLIIGAGGVAQVVAHKCAQHNDVLGNIHIASRTAEKCQAIVDSVKEKGSLKVAGELQAHALNALDIEATKALIDKTQSQLVINVGSAFINMSVLQACIETGAAYLDTAIHEEPDKICETPPWYANYEWKRKELCAEKGITAVLGVGFDPGVVNAYAAVAVNEYFDSVEDIDIIDINAGSHGKYFATNFDPEINFREFTGQVWSWQNSQWTSNKMFEVKRTDDLPVVGSQTSYMTGHDEVHSLSQNLGVPNVRFWMGFGEHYINVFTVLKNLGLLSEQPVTTAEGLEVIPLKVVKAVLPDPSSLAPDYSGKTCIGDVVKGKKDGKDKEVFIYNVADHAEAYAEVGSQGISYTAGVPPVAAAILIAQGAWDAGKMVNVEELDPKPFINLLNEMGLPTRIKDEQGDRALSF
- a CDS encoding carboxynorspermidine decarboxylase — its product is MIKTPYYLIDKSKLERNMEKIAYVREHSGAKALLALKCFATWSVFDFMSQYMDGTTSSSLNEVKLGKIKFPGETHAYSVAYADDEIDEVLAHSDKIIFNSISQLTRFREASANTVRGLRLNPGVSSSDFLIADPARPFSRLGEWDAAKIEAVLPLISGFMIHNNCENGDFGLFDQMLGQIEERFGHLLEQVSWVSLGGGIHFTGEGYPLDRFCARLKAFSERYGVQVYLEPGEAAITLSTSLEVTVLDTLYNGKQLAVVDSSIEAHMLDLLIYRQEAKMEPCDGPHQYMVCGKSCLAGDIFGEFNFDSELKIGDRLSFIDAAGYTMVKKNWFNGVNMPAIAIKELDGSVKLVREFGFQDYLDSLS
- a CDS encoding alkyl/aryl-sulfatase, which codes for MRSRHLITGALATAISLAANAAQTPNPATATTASANKAVLEQLPFADQQAFDDARRGFIAQLPDGKVTNPDGSVSWDMSQYAFLDQDTAPETVNPSLWRQAQLNAIHGLFEVTEGMYQIRGMDLANMTIIEGDTGLLIIDPLMSPSTAKAGLELYYQNRPRKPVVAVLYTHNHVDHWGGVKGVASNEDVAAGKTRIYAPAGFMEHAVSENVIAGAAMSRRAVYQFGAMLPPGERGHVDTGLGKALSMGERSLIAPTDTVPDDGELTIDGIRVQFQMAHGTEAESEMMMYFPDFKVLNTAEITSQHMHNVYTIRGAAVRDASAWARYIDLVLARFGDEADILVAQHHWPVWNQDDIKRFLSVQRDMYKYLHDQSVRMINKGYLPGDIAEQIALPQSLDQQWYARGYYGTLRHNAKAIYQRYMGWYDANPANLNPLPPVQNAAKTIEYMGGADKVIEQARKDYENGEYRWVASVMNQVVYADASNQAARELGADALEQLGYQAEAGTWRGAYLMGAQELRNGTLPPTVGSLSPDVLQALDTGMFFDLMAVRLDAAKAEGKHLVINWQLTDTEENYRLNLEHATLTYRADVQDDNAQATVSMTRSTLDQILLKQTTFPDAVKAGQIKISGEPNAFFGLLQMVEVPSGDFPIVTPVSN